The segment TACTGAATATAAAATGTTTGGTGTGCTCGAAACACGAAATGGATGTAAAGGATAAGCCACTCCTCCACGGTTTTGGTAGTAAATGTAACCCTTGGAGGAGGAAAAAAATATCAAGGGTTGACATTTCCTACCAAACCGAGGACGAATGTCTTATCCGACTTATGAACGTaataaaagcaaaacaaaaaaacgtattattttcaatttatgCAAATGTTTGTGTAACACATACTGAACAGAACAACATTGATGGAACAACCCGCAAATGGCGGTGCCAACTGGGATGCGACTGGCAGCCAACACCTTGTTTTGCACGCGCTACCTGTGTCCTGCACATGCGCTACCCGCAGTACCCGTTTTGTGAGGAACACACTcttcatactgacaaacagtCTCGTTCTTCTCAGCGATCTTTCGCAGCGTAGTGGATAAAACCGCCAAGCTGGAAAGCAAAGGGTtccgtgagtgagttaatgagttaatatttaatgtcacagaggcaatatgtcagccacatcgtgacaaaaacaatttacacaatacacatgaaaaacattttaaagaataAAACCTGTCCACGATGGCCAGTAGAAATACTATGGcaggtatcacagatatggatcTAAAAATAGCTTCGAAAACGTTTAAAGAGGACAATGTAATATGAgacacaggctatagatcaccaacagcaactgaaggtaggacCTCATGCCGCCACAGGACCAGTGGGACTTACAGCATATTTACTTCCTGCATGGGACAAAGGGTTGAATTGTTCGAAAACAGTGATCGCTACTAAATATTGGAAGTTTCCAATAATGTGATATATCAGTGATAGCAAGACAAGGTTGTATTAGTCATCAGTAATGGTCATGTGAAAACCTAGGTTAAACCTTGACATTTACCAAGGCTTAGTGATAACTGCAAAGTCATTTTATTTCAGACAAAAATCGGAGATAAGTTAATAAATCAAAGAACAAAACGCAGCTTATCGAAAGAGCCTGACTTCAAACAGAAATAAGCGAACTTAATGAATATATCATACGTCAAACACTTCAGCTCTGCTGGTAATGGTAGACATCGGATAATTCGTCTATGTATAAGATAATTGGTCGTGGTTGACACAATGCAATATGTTAAATTGAATACAATCTGTACAGGCTTTCAATGCAACGAAGGAGGCGCAAGATGCTGTTAACtatcgctacatccgggtgtTTACAGTTGGTGAGGCAGGGTCTGCTGTAGGCCAATATGATCTTCTGAACATCACTCAGCATTGGTCGGTTCCTAGTGCAGGTAAAACCAACAGTTACCAAGTCATGCACAGTCGTTCTGTCGGCACCTTTGTAAAAAGATGAATCACTTTGCTTCAGAATGTGTTTCCGCAGTTCAGGGTTGCTGCTTTCTTAGAGATGCAACAAGTTTCACGATATTCCTTCTTGTGACATCTAGAGAGATATGAAGCTATAAAGATTCCGCCAGAGTTTTAACAGCGATGCTGACACTGTGCTAGTATTACAGGTCACTATGGCCATTTACGTCAGACATGtgtagatctgggttagaactgatcgtcagtagcccatgcctgtcgtaagaggcgacgaaggggaacgggtggtcaggttcgctgacctgGTGAACATGTCTTCGTATCCCAAatgggtagatcgatgttcttgttgctgatcactgggttgcctggtccagacatgatcatttacagaccggcaccatgtagctggaatattgctgagtgcggaatAAAACTAAGCTCAGTCACTATtttggtgtacatgtatgtacttTAACATATTTTCTGACATCAAGCTACGATTGGTGGTCCGGACTGGTCGTACTTCTCGGCGGTCTGCTGGTTGTATGCCAAGTACGTGTCGACATACCTCGAATGGCCAATCGGACTCATATCGTCTTCATACGGGGGAACCCGAGTGGAGGCGTGGTCAGCTCCCAATGTTCTCAAGAAATGTGGTGTCAGCGATGTAGCCAATGTAAGCGATGCTACGGATGTTTCTGGTCTTGATCCAAATGCTGGTTCTGTCCTGTGGAATGCCATGATACGGCCGTTCCTTAACATGACCATATACGGCGTCCTCTGGTATCAAGGTAAGAATAGGTGtgcatatactggacaaactaatttagggatattggtgactgatatttcatcagattgtcaaTGGAAAATTATTCACAAGTTTAAAACTTACATGTATCCCAAACTATTTCTGTCCAGCATTTTAGTGAAAAAAGTCCTAGCCAAATATGATGCCTGCAGTAGATTTGAATATGTCTCAGTTCAGAATAACATTCTTACTGACTGAAAAAGACACTTGGATGCGCTCACACTGACCTCAGCATGCAGTGTATCATGCATTTCCGAAAATGGGGAGCCTAATTCAAGATAAAAGAAAACCATTCCTGTGCTCGGAATTGTAACAGCGAACCACTGACATGTTGCTGTTGCTGAATAATGAATCGATCATTGAAACATATATCGGGAAAAATGTATCTGTCAATGACGTATGGTGCTCTTGGAGTGAGTGGTCGTAGTCATGATGCTCACTGCAGGCAGTAACCTTGATTCTAAGCATTCGAGGGCACCAAGGTAATGCAATAAGACATCCATTTAATTAAATCTCCCGTAAAGAAACGACCACTGGCAAAGTTATATACCTGATTTTGTCAGAGCCGGGGGCAATTGTGTATGTCTACCAATGAAAATGTACATTAATAAGATCGCAATTCTAATATGAGTTATTGAGAATGGTTTCCCCACGAGTTTAGCAATGTTCCCCCAATATCACAGTGAAGGACACCAGGAAttggcttcgcacattgtacccatgtttggaattCTATTTTGAAAGGAtacaaataactgagtctgtacATGCACCACACTCTTTTTCAGATGTTTTTACTCGATAAAGATTGGAATTAAGGAATAATTCCTGCATGGCGTATAAGTGGGGCATATTCAGGGGTCACCAATCAGTTTACGAGCAGAATATTTCACCCACAACAAAATACGCCCACTACCATACCACCTTATACATTCACTGAACTAAAACACTTGCCTATACTGTATaatgttagagtgagtgagtgagtgagtttagttttacgccgcagtcggcaatattcaagctatatggcggcgttctgtaaataatctggaccagacaatccggtgatcaacaacaggagcatcgatgACTCACAGGCTCAGCACACTACATGTAGACTATACGATGAACCTGAATACTGTGTCCCATTTATGTATGTGAATATTCTGTGGCCAGGTGAAGCCAATGCCGGATCTCCAACAATGAACCAGTACAACTGTacgttccccgccatgatagaTGACTGGAGAGAAAGGTTCCATCAAGCATCATTAGGACAAACATACCAAGTCTTCCCTTTTGGTTTTGTACAGGTAAAATTCAATAACGCTATCACAAACACCACGAGAGTAACATGGAAAGTAATAACACGCTGCAGTGTTGATGTGTACTATTACTCTAAGCATGCCGAGTTACAAAGCATCCTAATCAGCAGGCAGCCCGTCCATCTGATCTTGTATTCTTAGAAAATCAAAATTGACTGTTATCGATTTAATATAATTGTTCAATAAAAACCATAGGGCACTAATTGACCACTCCCTTCTCCAGATTTAGCTGCCAGAACCAGGAATGCAAAAGGGCTGTCAGTGAAGCAGCTTTATCAGTTATGAATTTTGATAAATGCCTAGAGATTGAGCGGCAAAAAATCCACACTTACATTTTACTTTGTACGTGagccgtcatataactggaatattactgaatgagaggcgtaaaactaaattcactcactcaatatacaCGACTTCAACATTCCGAGAGAAAAGGCATGAGCAAGGCTTTGAAAAAGTTCTTTGGTAGACCATATTTCCATATTTGACTTGTGTAAATGAACAATTAATTCTATTCATTTTTTGCATGTGATTAAACTCTGAAATATGGAGATAAATTCTGAATTGTTTGCAGCTTGGTCCATGGAGAGACAATGACACGATTTCTACCGGCTTCACAGACATTCGGTGGCACCAGACAGCTGACTACGGCTTCGTCCCTAATGCCCGGATGAAGAACACCTTCATGGCGGTGGCCATGGACCTGCCGGACTTTACCTCTCCATTCACAGGGTATATCGGTACATCTTTGTgcagtacatgtatttgtatatcCATGTATTCTCAGGACAGCGTGTGTAGTATTAATTTCTTCGGAAATGTCCAATTTATACTGTTGTATGTACTTTCAGTATCCACCCCAGGGACAAGCAGGATGTAGGTCATCGTCTGTGTACAGCTGCACTGGCGGTGGCCTACAACCAAAGTGAATTCACTGTAAACGACGGACCTTTTCCTCAATATTTCCTAGTCTCACAAAACCAAAGGACGATGGAGATAGACTATGGCGCAGCCGTCGACATTAGATCAACAAACGGCTTTGAGGTCAGAAACCACTGGTGTCTATTTAGTattaattatattttgaatgttttctttttcatttttgtcaGTGTCGTACAAAAGCTTTAGGTCCAAAGCAAAATTGAAATAGTTCTTGAATTCCTTCCCAAAAATGAAGCGTGTACAACGACTCCCTGGAGAGTCTAGATTGGGGTAAAATCTCACTGGCTATTTTGGGAGATGACGGTTCGTGAGACTCTGGCGTGACCTGATCCATGTGTTTATTTCACGTAATAATTCACACACGTTAACATGACAGCATGTCGGAACGTTGAGATTTCAGCAATGTGGCCATAGGTATTGCATAGTTTTAAAGGCAGCTTTTTGGTTGGAGGCAATGATTGAGACAGGGGTCACTCCTTCCTCTAAACGAGACAAAATTCCTAAGGTTTGCTCAAATGTTTGAATCTTTACTAATATGTTCCTTTACAAAGATCGAACCAGGCGCATCTGTGAAAAAGAAATACCTGTAACATGCATCTAAGGCTCAGCGTATACCTGGCTGGCCAGACCACACTGTTCATAATACGTTGTCATTACTTACGTGCAGTAACTTCATAAAGGGTCAACTAAAGGCCGTATGCAAGAGTACCCATGTGCACATTTGAACACCAATAACAAATTTGTTGTGACGCAACGCTTCACTCAAACAAGCTGACATAATCGAAAATGTAAAAATGACAACTACATTCAAACAGAGGCAAATTAACACTGTTCAAGAGATGAagttttcacacaaaaaaacgTTGATATTAATATCCGAATATTTTGAAtcgataagctagctaaaaagCTGTTAACATTTAGAAGTGATTCTAGTGATAATTTATACTTTTAAATCTGCGTCTGTATACCTTTAGGTGACATgcagaaatatttcatcttcGACCGAAGACTTAATGTGGCTCCCCTTGCCGATTACGTCACACGGATACGCGTCCGTGACCTTCAACTTCAGCCAAATATGTCCTCAGTCTGAAAACAAGGTGGTGTCTACAATACGCTATGCTTGGAGAGAGTCACCATGTCCCTTTAAACAGTGTGCAGTCTACAACATTAACGGTGGCTACCCTGCGCCACCTTTCATCCAACGTATTCTCCATGGTTTGCCAAAAGTTAAAATTGTAAAATAAAGTATTGCAGGGAGTGACATACGATGAGTGTCCAATGTTTCTTTAGCCTACAGAAGTCCCATATAGTACACCCTTCACACATTTACACGTATTGCTTGTAACACTTCCCTGTTACAGAGTGTTTTTGAATTAGGACACCATGAGGTGACATATTTCTGCAGGCATCAAAGTGCCTAGATTGTATTATCTGTTGAAACGTATCACTTACGTTGATGGGCCTGTCAGTCACCACTCATGACACGAACCAATCTTTATTGTTACTTCTGCAAGTCGATTGAAAGCCGAATTTTACTAAACGACAACGTCGCAAATGGATGAAAATACGTCCGCACAAATGTGGTCGAAACATGCCCTTCTGATAGCTCGATGCTTGTAAGTCTGCACATTCTTTCATAAATTCGCGTCAATTTTGAATTTCGTCGCCTGCTTGACATGGAAATCTAAACAATACTTTCCCAGTAATTGCTTCTTAAAAGAAGGCATAAGCAGTAGATGTTTTATTAACAAGCATATGTGCACTCAGCTGTTGCATTCATCAGGGGCAAATACTGTTGTGCTCCGCGATAATGATATGCAATAGTTCTTACATCCACACACAGAAACTTTCTGCAAAGGGTATGTATGACTTAATCAGTGATCGTGAAATTCGGGTATTATAAACTTAATATGTACATTGATCTTTCAATCTTGTTTCGCTATGTTATTTTTAATATAAAACTTTTGCAGACTTTAGTAGCTATATACTAACGGCCAAAAGAAGTTTTAGAAATATAAAACCGAACTAATTGGAATGAAAAGTAGTTTTTAATGTCCGCAAACTAATAACAACACATCGCTAGAACACAGCAACCTTCCACGGAACATGTGAAGCTTGTGTTTTGCTAGTAAAGATGTGAAAATGAGGAAAGATCAAAATCACGGGACTCGTTCAGTAGTAGAACTGCACGTGAATGGTGGGTATAAAGAGGGTGTTGACGTCTTGTCtagaaaaacacaaagaaaTGACACGTGTTACAGCTGCAGAGCGAGAACGAGCCAACGGAAGTGTCCAGATGGGGACCACCTTCACCCACATTGCAAGAATCTTCGGTTGCTCACAGACCAAGGTGAGGCAGACCTAGAGTTACTACCCCTGACGAAGACCGGCATCTGCGCACCTCACACCTCAAATTGATTCCTAACAGTGACGTAATCACCGACGAATGCATCAGATCATCGCGTCAGTGGACAAATTGGCAACATGCGACTCTGGGCTATTGGAGCACACCCATCACTTCGAAAACGGTTACTGACTGAGAGATAAATAAATATTCTCGTCACTGGCATAACAATTACATGTGGCAAAATGacaattctagtgaatgctataactatatgtgtgaggaagctgTAGTTCTGCTGAAGGCCACAACAATTACATATGACCGAGTGATAATGCTCGTGAATGCTATAACAATATGTATAATGGAGCACACCCATCACTACGAGAACAGTTACTGACCGCTGAACATCGTCGTCGGAGACTTTTCGTCGTTGGCAACGAAGTGGCAGGGGCTCGTCTTTAGTGGTCGGTTGCCCTTGCTAAGGGCTGATGGAAGACAACGTGTTTATCGCCGAAAAAGACAGAGAAAAGAGCTAAAACTACTTTTGATTccaattttcataattttagtTAGTAGGATTTTGTTGAATTCCCACAAAACCCCGATGATGACAATGTGTCAAAGGTTTTTGACAGGATGTGAACGTTTTTGACGTTGATCTGACGAAACGCATGACGTTTATGTTGGTGTAAATGTTAGTGGGTAACATTTGACTCCCGTGACAATTATACTCTGCTTCATAAAGTTACTGGATGATAAAAAATCACTCACTGAACAAAGGAGCACTGAACCTTCTTTGGTCCTCTAATTTTCGAACATGGTATGAGAAGTGGATATATGTCTGTGTTCAACCTTGTTTCACaatataggtgtgtgtgtatgtgtgcgtgtgtgtaggagagatagacagagagagagagggagggagagagttCACACGGGTGAATAAATGGAAAACATACACCTAAAGAAAGTGAGGAATTATGCAAAAGACTAAATGTAAATATGGTACCCGAGACGACTGCTAGTCTCCTACAATGAAACAAGCAGTAATTGGTATAAGTATATCTACATCAGTATAGCAGAGTGATAATACTAATGAATCCGATAAGATTTACAAATGACAGAGTCCATTCCTGCTACTGTTAGAAGAAACTAATTGCCCAATTAACCATCTAACTAATAATTTAATTAACCATCAAAGTAATTAACTAAGTAACCAACTGAGAATCTATCTGTGTGGAAGAGTGCTATAGCTATATGTATGAGAAAGCGATAGTTCTGTTAAAGGCCAAAACAGTTACATATGGCCGGGCGATAATCCTAGTGAATGCTgtaactatatgtgtgaggaatCTATAGTATATTGAAGGCCATAACATTTACATATAGccgagtgataattctagtgaataaTATAACTGTATGAGTAAGAGAGTGATTTTTCTTTGgaatgccataacaattacacatggcaaaatgataattctagtgaatgctatcaCAATTTCCATGAGAAAATGATGAATATAGTGAATGCTCTAACTAGCTTACTTACTCTTTGGCAGTGTGATAATTTAAGTGAATGGAATAGCGAACAAACACTAACTATTCAGAATAGTCTCTGTGTAAGCTGCTTGCGCGAAAGTAACAGGTTTGAAATATAGGAAAGGGTGCTCCCTAAGACTTTTTTCTTACTCACCATGGTGGAGATGAGCAGCAACGTGAACAGATCTGACATTGTCGTTTTCACTTTCAGCTCTGAAAACGAAAACAAATGATGCTTGAGGTTTTACAAACAAGCATAATGAAATGACGCGTCAGGTACATATTCGATATATGAGAATGAATGTTGTGTTCCGTTCTATTCTCAAATGTTCTTATGCTGCCcattaaagaacgaataaactcaattttggggtactctttttaccacggcatatgaaagacttctggtatgtcataaacggaacaccatttttaaaCAACTTCCGGTTAATTAATaacaagcgcttaaaagttgcctaaaagccgtctgcttgtctctcgcccgcaaacgaaatcacagacaggttacgtaataGGTCGctagagccctgcagtgacgtcatagaaggaacgattttcagttagttgtatataaaatgtgaaGGAAGCTcgtcaatttgctgatttctcgacgtcaccaaaggcatgccgaattgttgtgttgccgtcaattgctgctcggggtcgggtgatggtgtctcTATGCATAGATTTCCACCTGAccaatttgctgatttctcgacgtcaccaaaggcatgccgaattgttgtgttgccgtcaattgctcctcggggtcgggtgatggtgtctcTATGCATAGATTTCCACCTGACctcgtagtttgtgcttaaattggttgttagtgtgtgcgaagcgagctttgtggaagcctgtggtatttACTAAATCGGACGGTTCGCccctaccatgcttccaggatagaaaatggagttcaagtttcatcgagtttataaagtAAAGACTGCTTCCTACAcactgctgaccaaaaggattttgcatgaatataacgctttcttaaTCGAAAgggaggttgtggtcgaagtgacaatattatcgtaagtaatatcaTATTGACCcccgcctcgcttccaagagtgaaattgttatgttataagcaatgtcatgcaaaagcctaatgtccatcaataaaatacatattttactacaagtgaaaagtaattttgattttgtaagtcggtgaaaacaaacttaaatagcattcatcctcagacagggcactgccatttttgaaaatagttaagtcacggactaaagtccatttgaattagtgagattatggtttgttttcatcaagttagaaaatcgaaactactttctactagttgTTAAATAcgcatttgaatcatgaccaaaaggagtttgcttGACACAACCCttaacataacataagcgaggtcggggtcgaagtgaaaatactgcgcgataaatttcttcatatgctaaatttacttggtttgtaaacgttcactcaccagtttgtggacacttgtcaatatacgtcttaaagtttatatttggtctcataatcctaattactttataatcatacgtgtatgtattttgtatacGTGTATGTAagttaataaaaagaagcgaccTGCGAATGtacaacaggaatgtaatatctagacattttatagtttgcctatatgaatcataattcgcccgcacgccctagtgtatgtcgtctgtatcattacacttcacagcgaaaacaatgattctgttgaaagctaagacaacttaataaaataaaaacaaaatacaaatattaaaattaaaacaaattaaagttacaggagcaatgtcaggctattaccttgttcgaggaatgtatccatccaTATCCACAataacgagtgatatataattcatctgcagatttcccaagtgatgtttcttttaacagtctaatatacgaaagtgagtgagtgagtctacttttgcgccgcactctgcaatattccggctatgtggcggcggtctgtaaataatcgagtctggaccaggcaatccagtgatcaacaacatgagcatcgatctgcacaattgggaaccgatgacatgtgtcaaccaaggcagcgaatctgaccacccgaccccgttagtcgcctcttacgacaagcgtagacgctttttatggcaagcatgggttgctgaaggcctgttctaccccgggaccttcacgggtcctaatATACGAacacgtgatgtatcgtttcaggtttttcacattgctgtatagtttcattggttacccaagatagcacacctggcaactaattgcataatgtgcgtcattcgtttttaaaaaaaagttatatagttagccaataatgagcaatcaatcagtgTATTGGCGGTTACTCTTTTGAAAGaagtgtgttgtttttacatagacacagacacgacagaggaTCTGATAAGCAAAAATTTGTAAGCTGTTGCATTCACTAAACGCGCAATTTATGCAGCATAATACGCTTCGTTTCGCTTTGGCTACAAAATCCTAGATGAGTTTGGTTTcaatttggtgagtgagtgagtgagtgagtttagttttacgtcgcacttagcaatattccagctatatggcgacggtctgtaaataatcgagtctggaccagacaatccagtgatcaacaacatgagcatcgatctgcgcaattgtgaaccgatgacatgtgtaaaccaagtcagctagtctgaccacccgatcccgttagtcgcctcttacgacaagcatagtcaccttttatggcaagcatgggttgctgaaggcctattctaccccgggaccttcacgggtctttggtttcaataatttattttttttattatatatatGGTCACATACCTATTGACTGCCTATTGTTTTTTCACCTGTGATCTGGGAACGTAGGGTGAAATCTGGGAACGTCGTAACGTAGAATGGAGACATTGGGTAATATTTAGTGAAGCTGTGGAATCTTTTAAATGCATATTATTGTTTTCTGTATGTGAACTGCTGTGTAGAGAGTTTATTTGGGAAGGTTAACTGTTTGAAAAGTATACTACAGCTATGATACTCTTGACATTTTGTCccttattatatatatattatgtgcAAATGCTTGCGTTTTGTTTGCATCAAAACAGTAGCTTGCCACCAGGTTTTGACCTCTGTACTGTTAGGTTTGACAGGCTTTCCATACCACCAtgtagaagagtgagtgagtgagtttgattttcaATGGGGGCTTAGTCAAATTTCATACATGACGACTTAATACTGTCATTGTTTGTGACTAGTGTCTAATGTTACATAAATGCTCATGGTGAATATGGCAGAGCGTAAAGTATGGAATGGATGCCTTCGTGGAGTTTGGATTGAGAATAATTGTTGTTCCGAGGGTTTTTAGTGTGAATGTATCTAATCAACTAAACGTGATAACACTTATTGTTTGTGAGGAGTTAAACGTGATAACAATTATTTCTAATGAACAACTGAAGAACTAAATGTGATAACACCTATGAATAAAAACGGGTGTGTGAAATACCAATTAAACATTCAAATTTCTTTGTTTATGAATTTCTAAGAATGTAACTAAATTTACTAACTCATAATCTCTAAATGCTAACTCTGCTAATGTTCAAAACCCGACtaataccaaactaatctaacCTCGAAATATCTTACTTCTAACTTTCTTTACTATGAAAACCCAACTGATTGtctaaactaaaatataaaccTTACTTAACTCAAAACGTCTGTAGTCTGCGATGTTGAAAACCAACTAAAAAATGTGTAACATTGAATCTGGGATCCTGTATAGATCTAGGTCACTGGATGTGTTCCTTCGAATGCTTGTTTATTCCATAAACTCTAACTGAAGGCCACAAACACTAACCGAAGGAGGTGCGTTTTTGTGAACACTCCCGAACAACTGGAATATACTCATCTTCTACTAAACGTACCTCACTGACCCAGCGTTGTGTCGACTTTCAAACTTGAATTAAATTGACAGTTTATTGACAGCATTTTTGACACTTTCCCTTCCACTCTCGGTTCTTTACAGAATTACCCCTGATGTTGGAAGAAACTGTTAGCGGCAGACATAGTTGTGGCAATAGGAGGCGGCATACTG is part of the Haliotis asinina isolate JCU_RB_2024 chromosome 6, JCU_Hal_asi_v2, whole genome shotgun sequence genome and harbors:
- the LOC137287101 gene encoding sialate O-acetylesterase-like, which produces MEPTIFTFLLVTISVHVAGDEAVKAKPFAFASYFGDHMVLQQAPKKATIWGYAAKEGEEITVSISGKGQVNTTSFIGPIPSTPVWSVQLPAIDFLGPYNITAASSEGSINLTDVLFGDVWICSGQSNMQFTLSMAFNATKEAQDAVNYRYIRVFTVGEAGSAVGQYDLLNITQHWSVPSAATIGGPDWSYFSAVCWLYAKYVSTYLEWPIGLISSSYGGTRVEAWSAPNVLKKCGVSDVANVSDATDVSGLDPNAGSVLWNAMIRPFLNMTIYGVLWYQGEANAGSPTMNQYNCTFPAMIDDWRERFHQASLGQTYQVFPFGFVQLGPWRDNDTISTGFTDIRWHQTADYGFVPNARMKNTFMAVAMDLPDFTSPFTGIHPRDKQDVGHRLCTAALAVAYNQSEFTVNDGPFPQYFLVSQNQRTMEIDYGAAVDIRSTNGFEVTCRNISSSTEDLMWLPLPITSHGYASVTFNFSQICPQSENKVVSTIRYAWRESPCPFKQCAVYNINGGYPAPPFIQRILHGLPKVKIVK